The sequence CTAACTCTACCGGTGCCTTCAGAACCAGCATTTGTTGGGGATGGTAGAACTAGAAGCCTTCCAGACATGCAATCCTCATCAGAGCATAATTCAAGGCAAACAATTGAATCAGCAAATCAATCAGCTCACAATTCGGTAAATGAGGCTTCAATTACTGAGCTATATCCTCGCTAAATTTTGGTGAGACAATGAGATGAGTGGTAGTCATTTGcatgtttgattaaaaaaaacaatatcaatTCGTGAAGTAAAAAACAATAGTGGTCTCTTGGAACTGGCCTAGATTGTTGGTGTCATGTCTTGGTGGATGGcctatcttttttgttttttttttttttttctgaggaGCTCCTTAGGTAgactttctttttaattatagatTTTTATCCCTTGGTGTTATTATAATAAAGTAATGTTATTTCCACAATtcacattaaatttttatgagATATACttttgagtttatttttttgggtacatAAAGATTTTAAATAGGGTATTTATTAACTCATAACTTATTTACAGGTGTATCAAACTGTAATGagtaataaagtaaaataaaaatatgaatgtcGAGTTCATCTAaactttatttgtatttatattggtgtatttttaatttttaaacaattaataattgatttaaaGAGTTGTGGAAAAgactgtaaaataaattaacaaaattaaacgaattatttaaaataaacaaaagcaaaagaaataaatacttTGGGGATTATGATGCAAATGTTGATTCAGAATACAAATATGTTGGAGAAATAAATCGTTAACTGATAACTATGGAGAATCTTAAGCTAGAAGACTTTAGAACACAATATTCTGACATATGACATTTGGATATGAGTTTCTCTGTATTATTTACATCATATtttaaacatgttattttatgttACTCTGTTGCTTGACTTGTTTTCTCttgggaaaaaaaaattggatgacATTATTTTGGACTGAAGATATTTTGATACtcttatatgataaatttttaattaggtgaTTAACACGAATGTGAATATTTTAGTCACATTAattcttttatgtttaaaataaaatcattttaattaattatgtattttcatgtatgacatttatataaatatgtatgtcaGAATAGAGAGTGTCCTAACCGGTTCTAATGCCTCAAATCGAAAATCAAACCGAATTGTTCggtttagtaaataaaaaaattcaaagacacaattttaatcatttattggTTTTTTTAGATTGGTTTTCGGTTATTTTTTTAGATCAGTTTGGTTCTAAACACCCTTAGTTCCCAAGGGTTCATGAAGGCTGAAGAGGCCTCAAGGCTCAAAGAGCGTGCTTTCATATATACTTATAAATTACGTACAATATGATCCTTGCATCTAAAGTAAAAAATTGAACTTACATATTTTTGGAATATGAACTTATTCCTTACAAATTGGATTGGATCCACCTTTGTTGGTTATACTTTTTGAGCTTAAATTACATGTATctaattatatttgaattaattttagttaaaagtaacttcaatttgaaataatttatgtttttaaaaaattattttaagagtaatattaagagaaaatttaatacaaacattcaagttaataaatttttttagtaaagtgtactttcaaaattaaaatcaattttacttaaaGTGTGGTTTGCAAATACTTGTGTTTCTCTGTCGGTGTGCTTAAATTGCTCGCCTGGCGGCTTGGGCAATTGTTTCTTGGGCCATCGGCTTAGCCCACTTACCAATCTGACCTTGAACGTGATTGTCGTCAAAAACCACTTCATCAAATTAACAACTTatcaattttactttttctgAGTTTACTGAAATCAAATAGAACTGGCGATTGTTTCTCAAAATAACAACTTGTCTATTGTAAAACTCTTTTGAGTTTCCTCGTATCACACTTTTCATCAGTCGTGACAAtgcaaatttattttgtttttttaattacgtcaaaatttaatttaaccaatttaaaattaaaaataagtatacTTTTACTCAATTTAATTAGATATAATAGTATTTACTTGATCGCGTTATTGAATTAGGGCATGTGAGATAGTTGAAAACAtatgatggtggattgtgatattatgagatgagaaattgtgaatgattttttgttgtgaataagtgtgtgattaactcttgatgtaacattatttttgtgttgtacgttatgaattgtataataatccgaccagtgttatcttgagaaaagtgttaatgcacagtgttaaagagaaagtgtagatttcctatttaggaatcagtgttaaattgtagcgcaatatatTGTATATGtgttaaaacacgagtgtgaggtcgtgaatattgtataattcacgagcagtgtctgtgtgctaaaatgattttaggggttggacttgaatcaggagggagaggccctgacggactcttcggagtgtaggccttggggtcaccgggtttgagtgctcctttaagcctatgttgatctcatatggttggagtattctcgcaaaacatcatgaccctgattggtctccctatgatcttacttagtgagagtgacctgacaaacccattgtgtggtgtgtcttgttatgtactcctgaGTGCCTCAGggtgatttttcactgacatgatacCACCTTGCATATAggtttgagtcttagcataactgttgcatacgcttgctaattgtttattatgaaattaatgtATTATTGTGTCTTGATCGGaatgtgtgattcttgtgtaatgtgattgatgattgaaaggtgaattttgaatgataaaGTGGTAGAATTATGTGAGTTATATTTAAGTAagtgttattttgtttatatgataggtatatctagttgtcttgtttctctattagctaggaatgtgataactcactccctgtgtgttgtttgtgtttggattctgtgattatcttgaactttgtgttcgaggGAGCATATGACTAGGTGAAGTGCTCTAAGGAACCttatgctgaaggacgtcgggacacaatgtcctaataggatgtgacagtgagacataagttttatattaattgtatgatgctagtctattttgttttatctcaccgatttaacaaaatatttttgtaaactttgatggTCTTATTTTgagccaaatatgttttaataaattttaattgataataatgaagtgaatgtgaactttttacttgtgtgaatttagttaccaatatttttatatatatgacgAGGTAAAAAGTGTCACAGATAGCAATGAAATGGGGCAGGGATTTCTATTTCATGTGTTTTATTATTTGTCTAAAATTATTATGTGTTGTGGAACTTTTTTTGAATTGCAGAGGAAAAAGGAGATCGAATTTACTTTTGGTTTGTTAGCTGTCATCTTTCCCCAATAGAATCTAGGATCAAATTGATGCAAGACAATGGAATATTCTGGCTGGCCTGCTTTGAGAAACTTCTGAAGAGTTGGCTAAAGTTCTATCATGCTAAAGTGAAGATTGCTAAAAACCAAATGCTATTCAAGTACATAACTTGGGTGAGAGGGAACGATTGTTAGTTTTTCAGCCCAGACCATCCATCAATCATGCGCTAAGAATTACAAGGCACATGATTGCTACATGAAGGATGCGAATGCTTTAATAATGACATTCGAAGCTTTAGAAATTATCTGTTTGCCCGAATTGGAGAGCAACCACCAAGTACCCCGCTAACCACGTCACAGTTGAAGAAGCATGCACGGTGCAGCTCTGTGTATCAGACTATTGCACCCAAATCTTTCTACTTGGGAGTTGGGAGGTGATGGCCAACAACATTAAATATAGCTCTGAGATAGATGGTAATCTGCAGGCACACCTTAATTGGAAAATTATGTTATGATGCAGGCAGTCTAGGTTACTCTGATGTAAAgttacaaaaattgaaaatgaattcGTTTATATTGATCATGTTGTAAAAGAACTCCAAAAGAccaaggagaaggaagaaaggagGAGACAGGTTTTCAGCTCCTTGATCACCCGAgaactaaaaatatgaaaataaactgAATTTTTATCAAATCCGAACTAAACTAAACTGGATTTTTATGGCTTTTATGGTTTAATttgactttttattattttttaaaacttttcaaACAACGTGTGCTTCCATTGTTCAGACATTAATTTGCACGAAAAGATCGAAGTGGTTCAATATAAACGGTTTGTGTCATCGTTTCGATCCTGTGACAGAATAAATGCAACGGCTATTCATAAATACAGATTTGAACATCAATATTAAAGACCAGATGAAGGTCATGTCGCTGGCTTCAATCTCAGTTTAAACAAAGGATGTGTTGTGTATTTAAACAAGACATTGCACGATCAAATTACATGAGTTCCAATAGTTGTATTTTGGTTTAAGAGCGGAAGCATAGATGATAAATGAATATCATCCTCCTAATTAACTAGAATCTACCGAGCGTACTGCTTATTTATTGAAGCCTCATTTTCTgattcttgagctgatttaaTTATCGATTCACTTGATCCTGTTTCCCTTCAGTTGTATTCCCATGACTGCATGTCTGGAAGACTTTCAGTTCTACTGTTCATATAAAATGCAGGTTTGGCGGGAATGGGGAGACTTAGAGAATAGCTATTTAGCATGAGCATAATGGTAGCCATGGTTGGTCTGTCCGCTAAATTTTCTTGAACACAAAGTAAACCAATATGGATGCATCTCATCATTTCATTTCGTGAATTGTTGTTTAATGATGGATCTACAATATTTATAGCTGTCCCCTCCTTCCAACTTCTCCATGCCTGCAAAACTTTGTTATTAGGTCATGGGTTCCATTTTTATGTTAATGTTCTGGAACATGTAATCGTCTAACCCATACTTTTAAAtggcaaagaagaaaaaatagttaGTGCCAAAGGAAGACTTACGAAACTTAGTAGATCCTCAACATTCTCCCCATGATGAATGCCACTGTTATTTTGGCCGCTTAAAATCTCAAGAACTAGTACACCAAAACTGAAGACATCTGATTTCACTGAAAATTGTCCATGCATTGCATATTCTGGTGCCATATATCCACTACATGCCAATATGGTTAGAATTATTAGTTTCGTTCTGTTTCAGTTGCTACTTGCTACTGCCAATGACAAAGCTATAGTTCTGAATTCCTGTGACTGTAAAAGTTGTTTTATGCTATCACTCGGTCATAGAAAGGGGAACGATTCTAACAATTATTTAAGAGTTAAGACTCAAGCTCTTTGAATAATCTACTAATACATGATTTGGTGGAAATTTATGCTAGATTGAAataaaactcttaaaaaataatagccTATAGCATATTCTAATACTTACTAGGTTCCAACAATTCTACTTGTATTTGCTTGAGTTTGATCCACTAAAACCAGTCTTGCCATGCCAAAATCTGCTATTTTCGGACTCATCTCTTCGTCTAAGAGAATGTTGCTTGCTTTGAGATCACGATGTATAATACGCAGTCGAGAATCTTCATGGAGGTATAGAAGGCCTCGAGCTATACCTCTAATGATTTTGTAGCGACTTTTCCAATCCAATTGTGCTTTCATGTTTGGATCTGCATATACATCCATCAGTTTTAACGCTGTGTGAATAGTTAGGCTTTGTCTTGAACCACAAGTGAAATATAGAGAAGCAGTCTAAATATGCAGTCATTCAGACGTACCAAATATGAAATAATCAAGGCTTTTATTAGGAACATATTCATAGACAAGTAGCCTTTCATTTCCTTCCAAGCAGAAACCAAGTAGCCTAACTAAATTTCGGTGCTGAAGCTTGGCCACTAAAAGCACCTCATTCTTAAATTCTGTATCTCCTTGGCCAGAATCTCTTGACAACCTTTTAACTGCAATCATCTGCCCATTAGAGAGCCTACCCTGAAAATGGATCTCGGTCAGCTATGGCAAATATTTTGCTAACTGGTGGTATagcatattttgaattttgatgatgtgtATCTGAATTGGACAGAGTTACTTACCCTGTAAACAGCTCCAAATCCACCTTGTCCAAGTTTATTAGAATCAGAGAAGTCTTCTGAAGCAACTTGTATTGTGTTGAAGTTAAATTGCAATGACTCGGCAATTTTAATTTCATCCTCAACTTCATCTTCTTTAACTTCACATAGGAAGCAAATTTAAACTATTTAGTACTTCAAATATGATATAACTGAAATTGAATATTGGGAGGTATAATTTCCTGAAACCATAACATAAAGTGTATACTACTCCCAATTTCTTACCTTCCTGGCCGTGACTTACTCGTACTAGGAATTATTAAAAACACTTCATGTTTTGTCAGTTTAATAGATTGTATGTAGTTCAATTATTACTTATAGGGAAGAATTACTCTAAATTATGATACATCATATATACTTTTTCTACAGAGATTTTTctctatatttatatttctctGAAACCATGGAGGAAGAAGTTGGAAATAAAAAGGTCACAGTAAATTGATAGTTGGACTTGCCTACAAGATTTTTCCTAGCCTTCCTCCTCCTTAAATAGAGGCAGAGACAAATGAGCAAAACGACAACAACAGTTGGCACAACTATGGAGATGACAATAACTATTGTGTTGCCACTTTCTGCAAAAACAAGAATCCTATTCTGGGTTAAACATTTCAAGGATTAAggataataaaatatcaaaaagtcTAATGATTAATTACAGAGAAAATAGacaacatacatatataagCACCTCTAATACACTGGCAATAATTTTACCTGAATAGAATGAATAAGGAAAACAAAACTCCACAAAGAGGAAAATGATCAAAGTAGATCATAAAGTCATGTTGAGGTTTCAGTTTGTGAAGCTCAACTGTAGTTATTACACTATAGACAATGAAGTATATTGAGAAGTACCTTCTGTTTCTGGGGAAATGTCGGCGAAAGGAGGTGATGCTGGCCATGATGGTGGTATCTCTGGGTCCAACATAATCGTCTGGTTGTAGAAGCGGTAGTTTTGAAATCTAATATTACAACTGGGTCCAACAGCTCCACCACAGTTCGTTATATTACAACAATATGGGATTTGTGAGATAGTCCAATCCAAGCAGTCATTGCATTGTATCTCAGACAAATCAGGGGTGCACTGCACAAGACCATATATGGTTTCAAAATTTCCAGTAGTTACATTATCCGTAGCATACTTACGACGAGAGTCACCCGATGCAGCTACACCTTTGAGGTTCCTCATTAAGTTCGCAAGCACTTGCTTGAACTCATCCCCGTACATTACATTGGATAAGTTCCGCAAACAAGTACAAGGTTGAACTTCCGGATTGCCAAATATTGTGCGGTTCGAGTAGCGCAACATGCATTTTCTATGTTGTATAATTGCCTCTTTCTGGTTTGGACAATCCTGCGTGAGATTGCTTCTGGCATAGTTGAGGCAACTGCGGCACTCATCTGGCGCCAGATCTCCCCTGCAGAGTCCAATGACGTTGACTCTGTCTGGGCTTTGACCATGTGAGAAGTTGTAGAAACCGTAATTAATTTCTGTGTTGGAAGAGAGAGTGGATAAAAGGGTGTTCAGATTGGTGTTATAGGTGCTATTTGCTGTGTAATTTCCGACCTCGCTGTAATCACAGGTTACGCTTAAGGCACTGACTTGAGATATTAATATTacaaatagaaagaaaagaagcatGGAAGAAACACCAGGCATCCTGATCGTCCTCTCGATTATCAGAATATTGGAAGCTATAGGTACGATCATGAATGGCCAAAGGGTGCTGTCACTTTATAAATGTTATGATCGCAGGGAATTTAGCTAGCTTACGAGGGCCAGCACCTCCAGCATAGAAGGAAGAAACATAGCAGAATTTGAGGTGAGgaaattcaaactttttttattgattcttGCTTGTTATTCACAGTATATTTATAAGCTTCCTAGTAACATAATGATTTCTAGGAACATTACAGTTAACCAAATTTGTTAAATGAGTCAGTCGTTGAGGTAAGCAGGTTTTCTCACCTTCCTTTTGGGCTTTTCTTCTTTCAGCACCTCAGGTTTTGCAATTTCTACTCCTATTGCTGCCTTTTTGTTGTCATTTCTTCTGTGTTCCtattcaacttaatttttaaataatttttttcacagtAAAAAGATGAGAAAGGACAAATGTTGACTTACTTTGGATAGTTTTGTGGCGTCTTCGTCTTCTCACTCCTAAATAATTGTACATAAGGGCCAGGAGTACGACTATCACAATGATGGTTCGTGATGGGTTCCTCTTTtctggaaataaaaataaaaaatagacccaagttgattttttttaataacaaaatctAAGTTGATGATTTGAGATTACGAGACATTTTGATAAGTCTAAACAGGCCATAGATGATGATATAGCGAaggaataaaaacattaaaattagaaaacctaataaaatatccagtagtataattaattacttgTAACTTGTAAACCTTATATTGTAGGGATAAAGTGAAATGAAATAATGTGATAGAGAATAACAAAAGAGataattaagaagaagaaataaggtaataattaaataaaatgaaagagaaagtgAATTTTTGTTAAGTATTAGTAGCTATAGTTTTCAAACCTTTTTATCCCATGATTAAATTTAttgagttaaatatttatgtggTGATAACatgattatattataaattatcatttaaattgttttaaaataattattttaaaaattaataaatttattatatatgattaaatATTATGTGCATTATCCTTTTTCTCAAGTTTATTTGTTTGTGCCTAAGTGCATTCCAGTGGGCGTGGTAACCTGATCAGTGGCAGGCTCAAAGAAGAGGTAGGTCTCATATCTAACAGAACAGCTTGGCCCTAGATATTGACCAATGACCACCCATCTTTCCATCACAAAATGTCGAAATATCTGACAAAGCACTCTGCATGCATTCAGTACAGTTTTGTTTCGCACTGAAGCAGACCATATATTGTGTAGCGTAGCATGCACGGGTCAAACCATGCAATCGCCTCTTTCTGTGGTGGCCACCGCGGACTACTTCTCCAGCCAGCGACGGCAGTTATCTGGCGTGGCGACCTTTTCTGTGTTggatattttattaatcaaatagaaCTGGCGATTGTTTCTCAAAATAACAACTTGTCTATTTTAAATCTCTTTTGAGTTTCCTCGTATCACAATTTTCATCATTCGCGacaatgtaaatttattttttgtttttttaattacgtcacaatttaatttaaccaatttaaaattaaaaataagtatacTTTTACTCGATTTAATTAGATATAATAGTATTTACTTGATCGGGTTATTGAATAAGGGCATGCgattaaaaataagtatatacTTTTACTAAATTTTGTCTGTTCGATTTTAGAACAAGAATCATATTACAAAATAACCAGGGAAGGTGGAGCGGCTTGTCAACTCCAAAGGAAGAagtttcaataattaaaatcttGTTTCCAGAATCATTCATACCCTTTTTGCCCAAAGCGctttaaaagtaaatttgataaaataaataaataaatatctaacGAGGATATGGCTCAGTGGTTGGAGTCTTAACTATTGATGATCCTTGAGCATATTGACTTCCTGAATCACTTGATCTTGTTACCTCTGAATATTGCTCACTGCCAGACAACATAATCATAGGCAAAGAACTTTTACGGCGCATTAAAAACGCAGGTT comes from Glycine soja cultivar W05 chromosome 20, ASM419377v2, whole genome shotgun sequence and encodes:
- the LOC114402944 gene encoding cysteine-rich receptor-like protein kinase 29, translating into MIVPIASNILIIERTIRMPGVSSMLLFFLFVILISQVSALSVTCDYSEVGNYTANSTYNTNLNTLLSTLSSNTEINYGFYNFSHGQSPDRVNVIGLCRGDLAPDECRSCLNYARSNLTQDCPNQKEAIIQHRKCMLRYSNRTIFGNPEVQPCTCLRNLSNVMYGDEFKQVLANLMRNLKGVAASGDSRRKYATDNVTTGNFETIYGLVQCTPDLSEIQCNDCLDWTISQIPYCCNITNCGGAVGPSCNIRFQNYRFYNQTIMLDPEIPPSWPASPPFADISPETEESGNTIVIVISIVVPTVVVVLLICLCLYLRRRKARKNLVVKEDEVEDEIKIAESLQFNFNTIQVASEDFSDSNKLGQGGFGAVYRGRLSNGQMIAVKRLSRDSGQGDTEFKNEVLLVAKLQHRNLVRLLGFCLEGNERLLVYEYVPNKSLDYFIFDPNMKAQLDWKSRYKIIRGIARGLLYLHEDSRLRIIHRDLKASNILLDEEMSPKIADFGMARLVLVDQTQANTSRIVGTYGYMAPEYAMHGQFSVKSDVFSFGVLVLEILSGQNNSGIHHGENVEDLLSFAWRSWKEGTAINIVDPSLNNNSRNEMMRCIHIGLLCVQENLADRPTMATIMLMLNSYSLSLPIPAKPAFYMNSRTESLPDMQSWEYN